The genomic DNA aagcgatgtttTATATACATCAATTATaaagatgttttataaatattgattccacaaataattttgttatttgacCTAAAATCATTATGTGCAGCTTTTAGCGGCGGgtctcatgacttgacccatttactcgagatatcaaacacgTCACAAATTGGGgtatgctcactggggtattggtctggcggtttactgcgtgcagcgtgcaacgcgcgcattacgagaaagtgtcatgaaAGGACGGACAATTAACGGAGAGAGTACTGGGTGAAAGGATGACCGGTCTTCCTTCAAAAATGTAAACGTGGTGGTCACTACCTTttgcacaaccccacttctccactacttaacttcctccacttcctacgagatcaggggtgcgctcaatgacttgtataaataggttttccaaCCTATTTTCAAACACAAGGTGTGATCAACAGAaatatccagaaaataccaagaACTGATAACTTACGTACTGCAAGatagttccacattctgatacaagtcataaaacaaccacaccttcgtaatccaacattctgatctcaaacactttcttcgctaccctccctaagatcaacccttctccttcactttgtgaccgaattgaaactggaacagccatttcttagtttaagacagagtcttacagattgatctctcgaatctaaaattactcctgtgcagtacatttgtttagggttttaattcgtttctcatcaacaaacccaaatttaccaaaaacagcagaatcagtttttaccccaaaacacctaGGGTGTCTGCTATACTTTCATTAGCATACCAAGcatcaaaataaagagatatTGACCTCCCATCACGAAGAAGGACTTTGGTATTTGTGTCCAAAATAGTATGAGCCATCCTAATACCTGGAATAATCGAAGATTTCACTCCATATTGCTTTATTCTACCAGTCCGAGTAGTATATTTTTCCCATAAGAAACGATCCCATTTCTTATTAGAAGAGCGACTACTCCACTAGAATTTCACgagaagaaccctattttttttattGTCATACTTGTAATTCCCAACCCACCTTCCTTTACAGGGTAGCAAACTTTGTCATAACCGATAACAAGTTTCCGTGCAACTTCAGAGTCCCCAGACCAAATAAAATTGCGTATAACCCTTTCACATTGAAGAATAAACTTTCTTGGCCACTTGTAAACAACCATATTGTGAATGGCATAACTATCAATTACAAAATTAATAAGAACAACACCAAGAAGGACGGAAATTTGCTTCTTGATTTTATCAATCACATTGCTAATGTGACGATATTTAATAGCTCCAGGCATAATCTGAACACCCAAATACCTGTCCGGGAAAGTAGAAACCTCCATGCCTAATAAATTCGTGATAGTCCTACAACGACTCAAAGAGCCACCACCATAATAGACCTTACTCGTTTGTCGACAAACTGTTTGACCCGAGGAAGATTGATATTTTCCAGGAAAAGCTAGAATATTATCCAAACTCTTCATGTTGcctttgcaaaaaatcataatgtcatcatcaaaaaaaaaagatgagtgGGAAAAATACCTTTTCTCTAAAGCATTGTTGTCATTTTCTTCTCAAGAAAGAGTTTCGTGAGATTTTTACTAAGAACGtatttaatcaaaacaaaaataagaggagacaAAGGATCACCTTGCCTTAAGCCTCTATTAATCTTGAAGAAACCCTCTGGacaaccattaagaagaatagaaatacgagCCAAACTAAGAATCGTGTAAATCCAAGAACACCATCTTTGGGAAAAATCAAACCTTCGAAAACCCTCTAAACAAACACCAGCTAACCGTGTCAAAATCTTGAGAAAAATATCCATCTTGAGACCTACATTACCATCTTTGCGCTTAGGTTTCAAATCATTTACCATCTTCGACGCCATAAtgatgttttcatgaatgttCCTTCCTTTCATAAACAAAACTTCTTCTTCCGAATCAATCTTATCAAGGACACTACCCAGTCTAGTAGATAGAATCTTAGTaaatattttaaagaaaaaattattaaGATCGATGGGTCGAAAATTACGAAGAGTGTTTGCTCCCCTTACCTCGGTCAATAAAATCAGCAGACTTGAGTTAACACCATTATGTACCATTCGGTGCTCTCATCAATAGGTAATTGCATTGTAAAGGTCTTGTTGAATAACGGCCCAACAATGCCTGTAGAAACATACAGAGAACCCATCGGGTCCCGTAGCGTTGTCAGTTCCCAGATCAAAAACAACAAcctttattttatcaaaagtaGGAATTGCATCCATTCCCTGACTTTCCTCTATAGAAATACTGTCATGCACATAATGAAATGGTTGCTCATCAATAGCTTGTTCATCCCCATTGAATTTAGATTCAAAAAAGAGGCCCACTAATCCCTAATCTGGTCACAATTAGAGAGAACATTCCCAATATCATCCACCAATTCCGAAATCATATTACTGCTTCTGTCAGTTCGAATATTGgcatgaaaaaaagaagtattactAGCACCCTCCGTAAGCCAATCATTTTTGGATTTCTGCTTCAACATAATAGATTGTTGCATTCGAATTTCCTGAAGAATAATAGAAGCTTCCTTGGAAGAATTCAGCTTAGTTATATCTTTTGGATCCTCATCCGAAATACGAAGAGCAACCTCCATACTCAATTTAGCATGTTTGAGTCTAGCATAAACATTACCAAAAGCCCGTAAATCCCATTCATTCATGGCATCTTTTAACCTCTTGAGCTTGTAGGGAAAAATAAAAGCAGAAGAGTCAGAGAAAGGAGCATTCCAACTCTCCATAACCATGAGCaagaaattagaatgtgtaaaccacatcttctgaactcTAAAAGGAGCTCGCTTAGGCATAAAATTaacaaaaggaaaaccaataatagtagaatggtcagaaacttcacgAGGAAGATCTTTAAACCGCCAATTCTCAAACATGGAAAGTCATGCCTCATCAATCACAGCAAGATCCAACTTGCAAAGAATTCTTCTAACACCATATTGACCATTAACCCAAGTGTACTTACAACCCGAAGAATCATCTTCAAAAAGATCGTTGT from Papaver somniferum cultivar HN1 unplaced genomic scaffold, ASM357369v1 unplaced-scaffold_83, whole genome shotgun sequence includes the following:
- the LOC113345754 gene encoding uncharacterized protein LOC113345754, whose amino-acid sequence is MASKMVNDLKPKRKDGNVGLKMDIFLKILTRLAGVCLEGFRRFDFSQRWCSWIYTILSLARISILLNGCPEGFFKINRGLRQGNMKSLDNILAFPGKYQSSSGQTVCRQTSKVYYGGGSLSRCRTITNLLGMEVSTFPDRYLGVQIMPGAIKYRHISNVIDKIKKQISVLLGVVLINFVIDSYAIHNMVVYKWPRKFILQCERVIRNFIWSGDSEVARKLVIGYDKVCYPVKEGGLGITSIRMAHTILDTNTKVLLRDGRSISLYFDAWYANESIADTLGVLG
- the LOC113345756 gene encoding uncharacterized protein LOC113345756 translates to MRKKKGGKQPLTSAINDFSDWMDDNDLFEDDSSGCKYTWVNGQYGVRRILCKLDLAVIDERAPFRVQKMWFTHSNFLLMVMESWNAPFSDSSAFIFPYKLKRLKDAMNEWDLRAFGNVYARLKHAKLSMEVALRISDEDPKDITKLNSSKEASIILQEIRMQQSIMLKQKSKNDWLTEGASNTSFFHANIRTDRSSNMISELVDDIGNVLSNCDQIRD